One genomic region from Homalodisca vitripennis isolate AUS2020 chromosome 6, UT_GWSS_2.1, whole genome shotgun sequence encodes:
- the LOC124364986 gene encoding transcription initiation factor IIB, translating into MASYRMDVNKVCCNQHPDAPLIEDYRAGDQICSECGLVVGDRVIDVGSEWRTFSNEKNGVDPSRVGGPENPLLNGSDLSTMIGPGRGDASFDEFGVSKYQNRRTMSSSDRALINSFREINSMADRINLPKTIVDRANNLFKQVHDGKNLKGRANDAIASACLYIACRQEGVPRTFKEICAVSKISKKEIGRCFKLILKALETSVDLITTGDFMSRFCSNLGLPNMVQRAATHIARKAVELDIVPGRSPISVAAAAIYMASQASEDKKCQKEIGDIAGVADVTIRQSYKLMYPHAVRLFPEDFKFATPIELLPQM; encoded by the exons ATGGCTTCTTACAG GATGGATGTCAATAAAGTATGTTGTAACCAACATCCCGATGCACCGCTGATAGAGGACTACAGAGCTGGTGACCAGATTTGTTCTGAGTGTGGACTTGTTGTAGGTGACAG GGTGATTGATGTCGGATCAGAATGGCGAACATTCAGCAATGAGAAGAACGGAGTAGATCCGTCTCGAGTGGGTGGGCCTGAGAACCCTCTCCTCAATGGCTCAGATCTGTCTACCATGATTGGTCCTGGCCGTGGCGATGCCTCTTTCGATGAGTTTGGTGTTTCAAAATACCAAAATCGAAGAACA ATGAGTAGTTCAGACAGAGCACTGATCAATTCATTCCGTGAGATCAACAGCATGGCTGACCGCATCAACCTGCCTAAGACAATTGTGGATCGAGCCAACAACCTCTTCAAACAAGTCCATGATGGCAAGAATTTGAAGGGAAGGGCTAACGACGCGATTGCCTCAGCCTGTCTCTACATTGCCTGCAGACAAGAGGGTGTGCCCCGTACATTCAAG GAAATCTGTGCTGTAAGTAAAATCAGCAAGAAGGAAATTGGACGATGTTTCAAACTGATTCTGAAGGCGTTGGAGACGAGCGTGGACCTTATTACCACTGGAGACTTCATGTCACGTTTCTGCTCCAATTTAG GTTTGCCGAATATGGTACAGAGGGCAGCTACACACATAGCTCGCAAAGCCGTTGAACTGGACATTGTGCCAGGGCGATCTCCCATTTCAGTAGCAGCTGCTGCCATCTATATGGCTTCTCAG GCTTCAGAAGACAAGAAGTGTCAGAAAGAGATTGGAGATATCGCTGGAGTTGCTGATGTAACCATAAGGCAGTCATACAAGCTGATGTACCCTCATGCAGTTCGGCTGTTCCCTGAAGATTTTAAGTTTGCTACACCCATCGAACTGTTACCACAGATGTAG